From Sceloporus undulatus isolate JIND9_A2432 ecotype Alabama chromosome 6, SceUnd_v1.1, whole genome shotgun sequence, one genomic window encodes:
- the LOC121932524 gene encoding trichohyalin-like, with translation MEPNNVHSGMPDGVTSGLNFANSEDRLFLRESLENVNNSLSHTLTNICVGEAGDDKFLEDSCKDSNLETCGEDMMGKYQNGIQEVGDKNLQVSDEMRNQINEKNKEGFAFLSKGEFQKAIDLFTEAIELNPYISSSYVNRANAFMQLKDPSSAIKDCNVAIDLNPRSPETLKLRGKAFKNLGHLKEATCDFALASKLEYDKEANAVLRRLKLEFQRISEKQAKCTLKYKEPEIVGKIKNVQLSLEDQENVHRVRDSSTSLENKIAKHKEEIKLDDGGDSQEITDENTGIADMWKQATEKKKEAFDAVEKGELEKAIELFTEAITLNPQYMSLYICRASTFLKLHMPTAAIRDCDQAIKINPDAALPYKWRGGAFYLLGFWEKAAKDLALACQLDYDDDTFSMLKEVQAEAQKISKCQGKPGERCKGEGYKEKMEKMKDQERIQARISQEEQEMQENVSEKQERSMYKIFPEKNDQYSHSPNHKRFPFYFPDGQDKVYAMYVAEQKSCQLAGRGKHETSELQELGVQMETKRDEKYINSSESEDSELEIDTEEVIEPDDDVPQEMGDENLMVTEEMKKQANEKKRDAIEAVNKGELLIALHLFTEAIKLNPKLTILYANRAKIYLKLEKPHAAIRDCDRAVQINPDSAQPYKWRGRALQMLGYWQKAAKDLALACQLDYDEESYAMLKEVQPKAQKIAKFWRKWERKRQEKNYKEQLDKIQKASEEHKRVQSNVLELEKDDKGAMEHERKSWEETTNEQQTARKKTLRKQEGISQETLGKGLEKKKQYQYFEQETEEQKNFQQKLLEEQQSLQEKEVKYHGTVQQKELEEQLRALQEELEEKLRSYQEQLDEGENAMQRLLAEQEKSQQKVLYEQEREYKMILEEQQRIQMLALEELTRAQQEALEELTRAQEEALEELARAQIKALDEQERVQQKALEEQERAEKALEALERAHKEALEEQKNAHIAAIEEQEKAQKKSLEEKKMAEAALEELLNTQRKAQEEQERAKQKAIEERQSVEKALEELEIAQKKSVEEQVRAQKALEVLEKAHKQALEEQKKLQIAAIEEQEQARKKYLEEKKMAEAALEALSKAQKNFPEEQEAMQKKAVNERKMNLKELEKKALKEQEKAQNAMEALEKAHRQALEEQKQAQEISLKERKMAEAALEELSKTQSKMQEEQQNAEKKAMEEREILQKNIEELQVIQKKALEDQERAEKALSSVERAHKQALEELRTAQMAAMAEQEQAQKKSLEEKKISEAALEELSAAQRKFQEEQQRAEKKAMEEKEILQKNIEELQVIQKKALEDQERAEKALSSVERAHKQALEDLRTAQMAAMAEQEQAQKKSLEEKKMAEAALEELSAAQRKFQEEQQRVEKQAMEEKEVLQKRLEELQIAQKKALEEQEKAEKALDVLERAHKQALDEQKEAQRAAMEEQEQAQRKSQEEKKLAEKALEELLRTQRKFEEEQKRAEKQATEEREILQKKTEELEIAQKKALEEQEKAQKAQDALGKAHKQVLEEQKKIQLAATEDQEQAQKKFLQEKKLAEAALEELLKKVQEEQETAEKKAMEERKIAEKTLRDLDTAQKKALEDLETAKKKARKEQERAQKALDALEKAHKQLLDEQKRTQKKSLEEKKMAEAVLEELLKTQKKFHEEQKKAEEKAMEEKETTQRALEKLEAAQKNAIEEQERAQKALEALEKAHKQSLEEQRHAQEISLKEKKMAEAALEELSRAQRKSQGEQEKAERKAIKAKESSQKSLEELESAQKKTLEDLETAQKKAMEESERIQHQALEEQRKAYLAKEELERVHAKVIEEQQIAQKVAFEEQQRTKKMLIELEETRRKFLEEQERAQMKVREEQVRVHHATQELAKVQRAALEEQERVRKTALAEQQRAQMMMKELEERQRKALDEQEQTQIKALDQQKKARLAMEELAKAQKVALDEQEKAQKKALEEQKRAQRAMEELERVRKQTLEEMERLQYKNTAQIEEPVLRKINEACKLIQITGSIKPEGTQNKELGVVHQDLCAEQGKIPRDLEQKEHSQCQKSTGHEKSSEIPFLNSVLDFFQTEYIPEF, from the coding sequence ATGGAACCAAACAATGTTCACAGTGGCATGCCTGATGGGGTCACGTCTGGACTGAACTTTGCAAATTCTGAAGATCGACTCTTCCTTCGAGAGTCATTAGAAAATGTGAACAATTCCCTATCACATACTCTGACCAACATCTGTGTAGGTGAGGCTGGTGATGATAAGTTTTTGGAAGATTCATGCAAAGACAGCAATTTGGAGACCTGCGGTGAGGACATGATGGGAAAATATCAAAATGGCATTCAAGAAGTTGGAGACAAAAACCTGCAAGTTAGTGATGAGATGAGGAATCAAATCAACGAAAAAAACAAGGAAGGCTTTGCATTTCTATCTAAGGGTGAATTTCAGAAAGCAATTGATCTGTTCACAGAAGCCATCGAATTGAATCCATATATTTCCAGTTCTTATGTTAACCGTGCCAATGCCTTTATGCAGTTGAAGGATCCAAGTTCTGCCATTAAAGACTGTAATGTGGCTATTGATCTGAATCCCAGATCACCAGAGACATTAAAGCTGAGAGGGAAAGCATTCAAGAATTTGGGACATTTGAAAGAGGCAACCTGTGACTTTGCCTTAGCATCCAAATTAGAATATGACAAAGAAGCCAATGCTGTGCTAAGAAGACTAAAGTTAGAGTTTCAAAGAATTTCTGAGAAGCAGGCAAAGTGTACGCTAAAATATAAGGAACCTGAGATAGTGGGGAAGATTAAGAATGTCCAGCTATCTTTAGAGGATCAGGAAAATGTTCACAGAGTGAGAGACTCCAGCACATCATTGGAGAATAAAATAGCAAAGCATAAAGAGGAGATCAAGCTAGATGATGGTGGTGACTCCCAAGAGATAACTGATGAAAATACGGGGATAGCTGACATGTGGAAGCAAGCcactgaaaaaaagaaggaagcttTTGATGCAGTGGAGAAGGGAGAATTAGAAAAGGCCATTGAACTATTCACCGAAGCAATCACACTAAACCCCCAGTATATGAGCTTGTACATTTGTCGGGCCAGCACCTTTCTGAAGTTGCATATGCCAACTGCTGCCATAAGAGACTGTGACCAAGCCATAAAAATAAACCCTGATGCAGCATTGCCATACAAGTGGCGTGGGGGGGCATTTTATTTGCTGGGCTTCTGGGAGAAGGCTGCTAAGGATCTTGCTTTGGCTTGTCAGCTGGATTACGATGATGATACCTTTTCTATGCTAAAGGAGGTGCAAGCAGAAGCTCAGAAAATCAGTAAATGCCAGGGCAAGCCTGGAGAAAGATGTAAAGGGGAGGGGTATAAGGAAAAGATGGAGAAGATGAAGGACCAGGAAAGAATTCAAGCAAGGATTTCTCAAGAGGAACAAGAAATGCAggaaaatgtttcagaaaaacaggaaagaagTATGTACAAAATCTTTCCAGAAAAGAATGATCAATATAGTCATTCCCCAAACCACAAaagatttcctttttattttccagATGGGCAGGACAAAGTCTATGCTATGTATGTTGCAGAACAAAAATCATGTCAGCTTGCAGGTCGAGGAAAACATGAAACATCTGAACTGCAGGAACTGGGGGTTCAAATGGAAACTAAGAGGGATGAAAAATACATTAATAGTTCCGAGAGTGAGGACAGTGAATTAGAGATTGATACTGAAGAGGTGATTGAGCCAGATGACGATGTTCCTCAAGAGATGGGAGATGAAAACTTGATGGTCACAGAAGAAATGAAGAAGCAGGCCAATGAAAAGAAGAGGGATGCCATCGAGGCAGTCAATAAAGGTGAGCTTTTAATAGCTTTACATCTGTTCACTGAAGCTATTAAGCTCAATCCAAAACTTACAATTTTATATGCAAACCGAGCCAAGATCTATCTGAAGCTTGAAAAGCCACATGCTGCAATTAGGGATTGTGACAGAGCTGTCCAAATCAACCCTGATTCTGCACAGCCCTACAAATGGAGAGGGAGAGCACTGCAAATGCTTGGTTACTGGCAGAAGGCTGCTAAAGATCTTGCATTAGCCTGTCAGTTAGATTATGATGAAGAATCCTATGCAATGTTGAAAGAGGTACAACCCAAGGCTCAGAAAATTGCTAAATTCTGGAGGAAGTGGGAGAGAAAGCGTCAGGAAAAAAATTATAAGGAGCAATTGGACAAAATTCAGAAAGCTTCTGAGGAACATAAAAGAGTTCAGTCTAATGTACTGGAGCTAGAAAAAGATGACAAGGGAGCCATGGAACACGAGAGGAAATCTTGGGAAGAAACCACGAATGAGCAacaaacagcaagaaaaaaaacgCTGAGAAAACAGGAAGGCATATCCCAGGAGACATTGGGAAAAGGCCTAGAGAAAAAGAAGCAATACCAATATTTTGAGCAGGAGACGGAGGAGCAAAAAAACTTTCAACAGAAATTGCTGGAAGAACAACAGAGTCTTCAAGAAAAGGAAGTGAAATACCATGGAACAGTCCAACAGAAAGAACTGGAGGAACAACTGAGAGCTCTTCAGGAGGAGCTAGAGGAAAAGCTAAGATCTTATCAAGAACAGTTGGATGAAGGTGAGAATGCCATGCAGAGATTATTAGCGGAACAAGAAAAATCACAGCAGAAAGTGCTGTATGAACAAGAAAGAGAATATAAAATGATCCTAGAAGAACAACAGAGAATCCAAATGTTGGCTCTGGAAGAACTGACAAGAGCTCAGCAAGAGGCTCTGGAGGAACTGACAAGAGCTCAGGAAGAGGCTCTGGAGGAACTGGCAAGAGCTCAAATTAAAGCCCTGGATGAACAGGAGAGAGTTCAGCAGAAAGCCCTGGAGGAACAGGAGAGGGCTGAGAAAGCTCTTGAAGCTCTGGAAAGAGCTCATAAAGAGGCTTTAGAAGAACAAAAGAATGCTCATATAGCTGCTATAGAAGAGCAGGAGAAAGCACAGAAAAAATCTctagaagaaaagaagatggctGAGGCAGCTCTAGAGGAACTCTTAAATACCCAGAGAAAGGCCCAAGAAGAACAGGAAAGAGCTAAACAGAAAGCAATAGAAGAAAGACAGAGTGTTGAGAAGGCCCTAGAGGAATTAGAGATTGCTCAGAAGAAGTCTGTAGAGGAACAAGTAAGGGCTCAAAAAGCACTGGAGGTTCTTGAAAAAGCTCATAAACAGGCTTTGGAAGAGCAGAAGAAACTTCAGATAGCTGCCATAGAGGAGCAAGAGCAAGCACGGAAAAAATATctagaagagaagaaaatggctGAAGCAGCCCTGGAAGCACTCTCAAAGGCTCAGAAAAATTTCCCAGAAGAACAGGAAGCAATGCAGAAAAAAGCAGTAAATGAGAGAAAAATGAACCTCAAAGAATTAGAGAAGAAGGCTTTGAAGGAACAGGAAAAAGCTCAAAATGCCATGGAAGCTCTTGAAAAAGCCCATAGGCAGGCATTGGAGGAACAGAAACAAGCCCAAGAAATAtctttgaaagaaaggaaaatggctGAGGCAGCCCTAGAAGAACTCTCAAAGACCCAGAGTAAGATGCAGGAAGAACAACAAAATGCTGAGAAGAAAgcaatggaagaaagagaaatactTCAGAAAAACATAGAAGAATTACAAGTGATCCAGAAGAAGGCCTTGGAGGATCAGGAAAGAGCTGAGAAAGCTCTCAGTTCTGTGGAAAGAGCTCATAAACAGGCCCTGGAAGAGCTGCGGACAGCTCAGATGGCAGCCATGGCAGAACAGGAGCAAGCACAAAAGAAATctctagaagaaaagaaaatatcagaGGCAGCTCTGGAAGAACTGTCAGCAGCTCAGAGAAAGTTCCAAGAAGAGCAACAAAGAGCTGAGAAGAAagcaatggaagaaaaagaaatacttcaGAAAAACATAGAAGAATTACAAGTGATCCAGAAAAAGGCCTTGGAGGATCAGGAGAGAGCTGAGAAAGCTCTCAGTTCTGTGGAAAGAGCTCATAAACAGGCCCTGGAAGATCTGAGGACAGCTCAGATGGCAGCCATGGCAGAACAGGAACAAGCACAAAAGAAATctctagaagaaaagaaaatggccgAGGCCGCTCTGGAAGAATTGTCAGCAGCTCAGAGAAAGTTCCAAGAAGAGCAACAAAGGGTTGAGAAGCAAGCAATGGAAGAAAAAGAGGTACTTCAAAAAAGGCTAGAAGAATTACAGATTGCTCAGAAGAAAGCACTAGAAGAACAGGAGAAAGCTGAGAAGGCTCTGGATGTTCTGGAAAGAGCTCATAAACAAGCCCTAGATGAACAGAAGGAAGCTCAGAGGGCTGCTATGGAAGAACAAGAGCAAGCACAGAGGAAAtctcaagaagaaaaaaagttggcCGAAAAAGCCTTGGAAGAACTCCTAAGGACTCAGAGAAAGTTCGAAGAAGAGCAGAAAAGAGCTGAGAAGCAAGCAACTGAAGAAAGAGAGATACTTCAGAAGAAAACTGAAGAATTGGAGATTGCTCAGAAGAAGGCCCTTGAGGAACAAGAGAAAGCTCAGAAAGCTCAGGACGCTCTGGGGAAAGCCCATAAACAGGTTCTAGAGGAACAGAAGAAAATTCAGTTGGCTGCAACAGAAGACCAGGAACAAGCACAGAAGAAGTTTTTACAAGAAAAAAAGCTGGCTGAGGCAGCTCTAGAAGAACTCTTGAAAAAGGTCCAAGAAGAGCAAGAAACAGCCGAGAAGAAAGCAATGGAGGAAAGAAAGATAGCTGAGAAGACACTAAGAGATTTAGACACTGCTCAGAAGAAGGCCTTAGAGGACTtagaaacagcaaagaaaaaagcCAGGAAGGAACAGGAAAGAGCCCAGAAAGCTCTGGATGCCCTGGAGAAAGCTCATAAGCAACTCCTGGATGAACAGAAGAGAACACAGAAAAAATCTcttgaagaaaagaagatggcTGAAGCAGTTTTAGAAGAACTCTTAAAGACCCAGAAAAAGTTCCATGAAGAGCAGAAAAAGGCTGAAGAGAAAGCAATGGAGGAAAAAGAGACAACTCAAAGGGCTCTAGAAAAATTAGAGGCTGCTCAGAAGAATGCCATAGAGGAACAGGAAAGAGCTCAGAAAGCCTTGGAAGCACTAGAAAAAGCTCATAAACAATCCTTAGAGGAGCAGAGGCATGCACAGGAAATATctctaaaagaaaagaagatggctGAGGCAGCTCTAGAAGAGCTCTCAAGGGCTCAGAGAAAGAGCCAAGGAGAGCAGGAAAAAGCTGAGAGGAAAGCTATAAAAGCAAAAGAGAGCAGTCAAAAGTCCCTAGAAGAATTAGAGAGTGCGCAAAAGAAGACCCTGGAGGACTTGGAAACAGCTCAGAAAAAGGCCatggaagaaagtgaaagaatTCAGCATCAGGCCTTAGAAGAACAAAGGAAAGCATATTTAGCTAAGGAAGAACTGGAGAGAGTGCATGCCAAGGTCATAGAGGAACAGCAGATTGCTCAGAAGGTAGCTTTTGAAGAACAGCAAAGAACTAAGAAGATGCTTATTGAACTAGAGGAAACACGAAGGAAATTCTTGGAGGAACAGGAAAGGGCACAGATGAAAGTTCGAGAGGAACAAGTAAGAGTTCATCATGCCAcacaggaactggcaaaagttCAAAGGGCAGCTCTGGAAGAGCAGGAGAGAGTTCGGAAGACAGCCCTAGCAGAACAGCAGAGAGCTCAAATGATGATGAAGGAACTGGAGGAAAGACAGAGAAAAGCCCTGGATGAACAGGAACAAACACAGATAAAGGCCCTCGATCAGCAAAAGAAAGCTCGTCTTGCTATGGAAGAACTGGCAAAGGCTCAAAAGGTAGCACTGGATGAACAAGAGAAGGCTCAGAAAAAGGCCTTAGAAGAACAGAAGAGAGCCCAAAGGGCCATGGAAGAACTAGAGAGAGTGCGAAAACAGACACTGGAGGAAATGGAAAGACTCCagtataaaaatacagcacaaatTGAGGAGCCTGTTCTTAGAAAGATAAACGAGGCATGCAAATTAATTCAAATTACAGGCTCTATCAAACCAGAAGGAACTCAAAATAAAGAGCTAGGTGTAGTTCATCAAGACCTCTGTGCTGAGCAGGGAAAGATTCCCAGAGACCTAGAACAGAAAGAACACTCACAGTGTCAGAAGAGCACAGGGCATGAAAAGAGTTCAGAAATACCATTCTTAAACTCTGTCTTGGACTTTTTTCAAACTGAGTACATTCCAGAATTCTGA
- the SEC61G gene encoding protein transport protein Sec61 subunit gamma, whose product MDQVMQFVEPSRQFVKDSIRLVKRCTKPDRKEFQKIAMATAIGFAIMGFIGFFVKLIHIPINNIIVGG is encoded by the exons ATGGACCAAGTGATGCAGTTTGTGGAGCCCAGCCGCCAGTTTGTGAAAGACTCCATCCGGCTTGTCAAGAGATGCACAAAGCCAGATAGGAAAG aattccagaagatTGCTATGGCAACAGCGATAGGTTTTGCGATAATGGGATTTATCGGTTTCTTTGTAAAACTGATCCACATTCCAATCAACAACATCATTGT AGGTGGCTGA